Below is a window of candidate division KSB1 bacterium DNA.
TCAAGTGATGGCGCATTGTTTAACATTTCTGAATACTGGTCACCATGGTGCTTGGATAATTCCTCAGCAACAAATACGACCGCCCCAAAAATATGTCAGGTATGGACTTAGACCTGATTATATAATAGGAGGAAGAGATTCTGATGGATTTTTTTGGTATGTTTTGGAATTAAAAGGGGCAAATGAGAACATTTTTTCTGAAGAAAATGGAAGAGTATTTTTTTCCAAGACTACAAATAAAGCTATGTTTCAGTTGCTAGAATATATAGATTATTGTTCTGAAACCCAGGCATACTTACGGGAAACACTTAACCTAACAAATTTTCGCGAACCTCAAGGAATTCTTATGATAGGTAGAGCTTCAGAAGTTGAACAGAATTCAAAGAAACAACGGATGAAGGCAGCGTGGAATAAGATTACTGCTGATAGAGTTGAATTGCGCACATATGATGCTTTAATAAGTGTTATTGAGACAGAAGTTGATTATAAGGCGAAAAGATAAGCTGCGCCATATCTAAATTTAAATATTTTT
It encodes the following:
- a CDS encoding DUF4263 domain-containing protein yields the protein MSINIRPASEWKYPEGWPPEEYYVAKQEVTRVQLDGLKNLVDNNSPESELDSYLAANPQVMAHCLTFLNTGHHGAWIIPQQQIRPPQKYVRYGLRPDYIIGGRDSDGFFWYVLELKGANENIFSEENGRVFFSKTTNKAMFQLLEYIDYCSETQAYLRETLNLTNFREPQGILMIGRASEVEQNSKKQRMKAAWNKITADRVELRTYDALISVIETEVDYKAKR